The bacterium region TATATCTTGTATTATAAACTATCTACAATTCAATATATAGATATGAAAAAGACAGGGAAAGAGAACCAATGGTAACCGTTCAGGTAATCCTTTACCGCAGAGACGCAGAGAAACAGAGAAGACATAGAAATAAAGTAACTATTCAGCCACTGATTAACACGGATTAGCACGGATAAATACAGAGGGCAGAAGGCAGAGGACAGAGGGCAGAAAACAGAAGGCAGAGAACAACAGGAGGAAAAAAACTTCAGCCTGATTACGGACACGGAAAACGGACACGGATTACGAATTTTCAGTGTTTCATCTGTGTCCATCTGTGACTGAATAGTTAGCAATAAATTTTAATTTTTTCTCTGCGTCTCTGTGTCTCTGCGGTGAACAGTTACAACCAATGAGAAAGTGGGAAAGGGAGAAAGTGAGAAAGAGGGGAACTAATTTTCTCACCTACTCACTTTCTCCCCTTTCCACTTTCCCGGCTGTGCCTGTTGTTTCACTTCAGATGGTTAAATAGTTACTTTCTTTCTAATTATGGAGAGGGAAGCAGGATGAAATGTCCATTTTGCAATCAATTAGAGGATAAAGTTGTTGACTCAAGAGAAGTAGGGGAAGGCACAATTATCCGCCGAAGAAGAGAATGCTTAAATTGTGGCAAAAGATTCACTACTTATGAGCAACTACGCGAGAAGATACCTTTTATGGTGATAAAAAGAGATGGACGAGAAGAACCATTTGACCGCGAAAAGATAATTGCCGGCATTATGAAGGCATGTGAAAAAACCTCAATAGATACTGAAACAGCGGAAAGTATAATTGATGAAATTGAAAGTATTCTCAAGGATAAAGAGGAGAAAGTGATTAAGAGTCAAGAGTTAGGTGAGTTAATAATGGAGAGACTTCATTCCTTAGATGAGGTTGCATATTTAAGGTTTGCCTCTGTTTATAAACAATTTAAGGATGCCGGGT contains the following coding sequences:
- the nrdR gene encoding transcriptional regulator NrdR, whose amino-acid sequence is MKCPFCNQLEDKVVDSREVGEGTIIRRRRECLNCGKRFTTYEQLREKIPFMVIKRDGREEPFDREKIIAGIMKACEKTSIDTETAESIIDEIESILKDKEEKVIKSQELGELIMERLHSLDEVAYLRFASVYKQFKDAGSFTEEIKESFGGEKR